In Lachnospiraceae bacterium, one DNA window encodes the following:
- the ispF gene encoding 2-C-methyl-D-erythritol 2,4-cyclodiphosphate synthase: MRIGQGYDVHKLVEGRKLILGGVEIPYEKGLLGHSDADVLVHAVMDALLGAAALGDIGQHFPDTDPEYEGISSIELLKKVGELLEEKGYIVENIDATIIAQRPKLLNYRPAMAENIAEALHLDVSRVSVKATTEEGLGFTGTGEGISSQAITLLTEVADYCYDNKIINEGCGGCGGCCGPQK; the protein is encoded by the coding sequence ATGAGGATTGGACAGGGATATGATGTACACAAACTGGTAGAGGGAAGAAAACTGATCCTTGGCGGTGTAGAGATCCCATATGAGAAAGGACTTTTAGGACATTCCGATGCGGATGTTCTTGTTCATGCAGTTATGGATGCTCTGCTGGGAGCAGCAGCCTTAGGGGATATCGGACAGCATTTTCCGGATACAGATCCAGAATATGAAGGCATTTCCAGTATTGAACTGCTGAAAAAAGTAGGAGAACTGTTAGAAGAAAAGGGTTATATAGTGGAAAATATTGATGCCACTATTATTGCCCAGCGCCCTAAATTGTTAAATTACCGTCCGGCAATGGCTGAAAACATTGCAGAGGCTCTTCATCTGGATGTATCCAGAGTCAGCGTAAAAGCTACCACAGAAGAGGGCCTTGGCTTTACAGGGACAGGCGAAGGAATCTCATCCCAGGCAATTACATTATTGACGGAAGTAGCTGATTACTGCTATGATAATAAAATAATAAATGAAGGCTGTGGGGGCTGTGGAGGCTGCTGTGGTCCTCAAAAGTAA
- a CDS encoding diacylglycerol kinase family protein produces the protein MYHFIINPNAGSGRGWKVWRAIAGYMDRHNIEYEAVLTNGTGEAREASRELTKEAGKPCFLIVVGGDGTMNEVLDGASFHGPLNLGYIPAGTGNDLWRSLHMPASPVRCLKKQLYPRHFSVIDYGVLSYGKGEPFHRRFLVSAGIGFDAAVCQAARDSRLRSRLGHMGFRRLSYLLLGISQFFKCRSSRGYIVLDGVKRVEFNNILFISCHIQPSEGGGFVFAPKADGKDGLMNICVVSYANRLKLIPLLLSAMTGRRKRYKGLRTYECREVRIHTDASFPVHVDGEVCGNVNDIQAECIPRKVRMMF, from the coding sequence ATGTACCATTTTATCATCAATCCAAATGCAGGCTCAGGCAGAGGATGGAAGGTATGGAGAGCCATCGCCGGTTATATGGATCGGCACAATATTGAATACGAAGCGGTTCTGACAAACGGGACCGGTGAAGCCAGAGAAGCGTCCAGGGAATTGACCAAGGAAGCAGGAAAGCCGTGCTTCCTTATTGTTGTTGGCGGAGACGGCACCATGAATGAAGTTTTAGATGGAGCTTCCTTCCATGGTCCTTTAAATCTGGGCTATATCCCGGCAGGAACAGGAAATGACTTATGGCGAAGTCTTCATATGCCGGCAAGTCCTGTGCGGTGTCTGAAAAAGCAGCTTTACCCAAGGCACTTCTCCGTGATCGATTACGGCGTTCTTTCTTATGGAAAAGGAGAACCATTTCACAGGCGGTTTTTAGTTAGTGCCGGAATCGGCTTTGACGCAGCTGTCTGTCAGGCGGCCCGCGATTCCAGACTTCGCAGCCGCTTAGGCCACATGGGTTTTCGCAGGCTTTCTTATCTGCTTCTTGGTATCAGCCAGTTTTTTAAATGCCGTTCTTCCAGGGGATATATTGTTTTGGATGGTGTAAAAAGGGTAGAATTTAATAATATCCTGTTTATATCTTGTCATATCCAGCCTTCAGAAGGCGGCGGCTTTGTTTTTGCACCAAAGGCAGATGGAAAAGACGGGCTGATGAACATTTGTGTAGTCAGCTATGCCAACCGGTTGAAGCTGATCCCGCTTCTTTTAAGCGCTATGACAGGCAGAAGAAAACGTTATAAAGGGCTCAGGACCTACGAATGCCGGGAAGTGAGAATACATACAGATGCCTCTTTTCCGGTTCATGTAGACGGAGAAGTATGCGGCAATGTAAATGATATACAGGCTGAATGTATACCACGGAAAGTGCGGATGATGTTCTGA
- a CDS encoding acylphosphatase yields MKNTVRKHIYFSGRVQGVGFRYRSYYIAQSLGLTGWVTNLWDGRVEMEVQGQPLDIQELLKRIQEQNWIEVSDMEITDIPCKQENSFHIY; encoded by the coding sequence ATGAAAAATACAGTGAGAAAACATATTTATTTCTCTGGAAGGGTCCAGGGAGTAGGATTCCGATATCGTTCTTATTATATTGCCCAGTCACTGGGGTTGACTGGATGGGTGACGAATCTCTGGGATGGTCGGGTGGAAATGGAAGTGCAGGGACAGCCTCTGGATATCCAGGAACTTTTAAAACGTATCCAGGAACAAAACTGGATCGAAGTATCAGATATGGAGATCACAGATATTCCCTGTAAACAGGAAAACAGCTTTCATATATACTGA
- a CDS encoding WHG domain-containing protein, translated as MDAVKEQHGEQAVRILADTYRLFAKEHRQLYWLIMNTAAKDHQVLDNAAILITDPLKKIFQDFHLQSKELVHYRRLFRAIVHGFISQEEEGFFSHYPTPVEESFYFSIQCFIDCLKQGEMRCLHNERKK; from the coding sequence ATGGATGCTGTAAAAGAACAGCATGGTGAACAAGCTGTCCGTATCCTTGCTGATACTTACCGCTTATTTGCTAAAGAACACCGGCAGCTCTACTGGCTGATCATGAACACAGCTGCCAAAGATCATCAGGTCCTTGATAATGCTGCTATTCTTATTACAGATCCTTTAAAAAAAATATTTCAGGATTTTCATTTACAAAGTAAAGAACTGGTCCATTACCGCCGGTTATTCCGAGCTATTGTACACGGTTTTATTTCTCAGGAAGAGGAGGGATTTTTCTCCCATTATCCCACCCCTGTAGAAGAAAGTTTTTATTTTTCTATTCAATGTTTTATAGATTGTTTAAAACAAGGCGAAATGAGGTGCTTGCACAATGAAAGAAAAAAATGA
- a CDS encoding MATE family efflux transporter — translation MKEKNEVLFCSMPIPKAILVLAVPTVISQIITIIYNMADTFFIGQLGEPRQVAAATLNMPLFMFMTALSNLFGVGGSSLISRFLGANEHKKASHCCAFCIWTTTVSAFLYGIFMLLFRPVLMPVLGANEETLPLASSYLFWTIGIGAVPTVLNPALAHLIRAEGYSKQASFGVAFGGVLNILLDPLFIYGLRLQITGAAIATLISNTIAMLYFLHFIWKIRATSVLTLSPRMYRITDHIPSEVLSIGLPSFLISMMGTVSNTVLNHIIAGYSNIAVAGMGIAKKINMLAFAVAQGITQGTLPLIGYNFTSGNRKRMLAAIRTLFLFSLVVSITIAVLLYTNASGVTRLFINDQETVQYGRTFLHIICSACPMTTMTFFTLTVFQATGQKRQPILLSMLRKGTVDVPFMCLFSHIFGINGVAWATPVAEITSLIVSAALVIPYIRKLSNQNIDQ, via the coding sequence ATGAAAGAAAAAAATGAGGTGCTGTTTTGCAGTATGCCTATTCCCAAAGCGATCCTGGTTCTTGCAGTTCCAACTGTCATAAGCCAGATCATCACTATCATATATAATATGGCTGATACATTTTTTATCGGGCAGTTAGGTGAACCCAGACAAGTAGCTGCTGCCACATTAAATATGCCTCTTTTCATGTTTATGACAGCTCTTTCCAATCTTTTTGGTGTTGGAGGCTCCAGCCTGATTTCCCGTTTTTTAGGTGCAAATGAACATAAAAAAGCATCTCATTGCTGCGCATTCTGTATTTGGACAACCACTGTATCTGCCTTTTTATATGGTATTTTTATGCTCCTGTTCCGTCCTGTCCTTATGCCAGTTCTTGGCGCAAATGAAGAAACTCTCCCCCTTGCCTCTTCCTACCTGTTCTGGACAATCGGTATCGGTGCTGTACCCACCGTTTTAAATCCGGCACTTGCCCATCTGATCCGTGCAGAAGGCTATTCTAAACAAGCCAGTTTCGGTGTTGCTTTCGGAGGTGTTTTAAATATCCTGCTGGATCCGCTTTTCATTTACGGTCTGCGGCTTCAGATCACTGGTGCTGCCATTGCAACATTAATCTCCAATACCATTGCCATGCTTTATTTCCTGCACTTTATCTGGAAAATAAGAGCCACAAGCGTACTTACTCTTTCACCACGTATGTACCGGATCACTGACCATATCCCATCTGAAGTACTAAGTATCGGTCTTCCCAGTTTTTTAATCTCCATGATGGGGACTGTCTCCAACACTGTATTAAATCACATTATTGCCGGATACTCTAATATTGCAGTTGCCGGTATGGGAATAGCAAAAAAGATCAACATGCTGGCTTTTGCTGTAGCCCAGGGCATTACGCAGGGGACCTTACCTCTGATCGGATATAATTTTACCTCTGGTAACAGGAAACGGATGCTGGCTGCGATCCGTACTCTCTTTCTGTTCAGCCTTGTTGTTTCCATAACTATCGCTGTCTTACTTTACACAAATGCATCTGGTGTGACCCGTTTATTCATTAATGATCAGGAAACTGTTCAATATGGACGTACATTTTTACATATTATCTGCTCTGCCTGCCCTATGACTACCATGACATTCTTCACTTTAACTGTATTTCAGGCAACCGGTCAGAAGCGTCAGCCGATTCTTTTATCCATGCTGCGTAAAGGAACCGTTGACGTTCCCTTCATGTGTCTGTTCAGCCACATCTTCGGTATTAACGGTGTTGCCTGGGCAACCCCTGTGGCGGAAATAACTTCTCTTATTGTTTCTGCTGCTCTGGTAATCCCATACATCAGAAAGCTTTCAAATCAAAATATCGATCAATGA
- a CDS encoding fructose-specific PTS transporter subunit EIIC translates to MRITELLKKESIELGVKVADKNAAIDKLISLMDAGGRLNSIQGYKEGILAREALGSTAIGEGIAIPHAKVDAVKEPGLAAMVVPEGVDYEAFDGSLANLIFMIAAPAAGDDVHLQALSRLSTLLMNPGFKESLIGAKDADEFLDIIDKAENERFGEEEKKTQAAKNGAEDKKTEKKEAGQSDQNASAVNAHYRVLAVTACPTGIAHTYMAAENLENTGKKLGISLKAETDGSGGAQNVLTKEEIAAAEAIIVAADKNVEMARFDGKPVIMVPVADGIHKAEALINQAVSGTVPVYHYSGDVSGAASEGESDSIGRQIYKHLMNGVSHMLPFVIGGGILIALAFLLDDYSIDPSNFGKNTPLAAYLKTIGEQAFGMMLPILAGFIAMSIADRPGLAVGLVAGLIAKMGSTFANPAGGDVNAGFLGALFAGFAGGYLVLGLKKLFSKLPKSLEGIKPVLLYPVIGIFLAAVVTTFINPYMGMINDGLTHFLNGMGGTSRVMLGMILGGMMSIDMGGPFNKAAYVFGTAQLAEGNFEVMAAVMAGGMVPPLAIALCTTFFKKKFTEKERQSGIVNYVMGLSFITEGAIPFAAQDPLRVIPSCLAGAAVAGGLSMAFGCTLRAPHGGLFVLPTIGNPVMYLAAVVIGAVVGCVILGILKKNVEE, encoded by the coding sequence ATGCGTATTACAGAGCTGTTAAAAAAGGAAAGCATTGAACTGGGCGTAAAGGTGGCAGATAAAAATGCGGCCATTGATAAACTGATCTCACTGATGGATGCTGGAGGACGGCTTAACAGTATACAGGGGTATAAAGAGGGAATTTTAGCAAGAGAAGCACTTGGAAGTACAGCTATCGGTGAAGGAATCGCTATCCCACATGCGAAGGTAGATGCTGTAAAAGAGCCGGGACTGGCAGCTATGGTGGTTCCTGAGGGCGTTGATTATGAGGCATTTGATGGTTCTCTGGCAAACCTGATCTTTATGATCGCAGCACCGGCAGCAGGAGATGATGTACATTTGCAGGCGTTATCCAGACTGTCTACATTACTTATGAATCCAGGCTTTAAAGAGAGTCTGATCGGGGCAAAGGATGCAGACGAGTTTTTAGATATCATCGACAAGGCAGAAAATGAACGCTTTGGTGAGGAAGAGAAGAAAACGCAAGCAGCGAAAAATGGGGCAGAGGATAAGAAGACAGAAAAGAAGGAAGCTGGCCAGTCAGATCAGAATGCTTCTGCTGTCAATGCCCATTACCGTGTTCTGGCAGTTACTGCGTGCCCGACGGGTATTGCCCATACCTACATGGCAGCGGAAAATCTGGAAAATACTGGAAAGAAATTAGGGATTTCCTTGAAGGCTGAAACAGACGGCTCCGGTGGTGCCCAGAATGTACTGACAAAAGAAGAAATCGCAGCAGCAGAGGCGATCATTGTTGCAGCAGACAAGAACGTGGAAATGGCCCGTTTTGACGGAAAGCCGGTGATCATGGTTCCTGTAGCAGATGGCATCCACAAGGCAGAGGCTTTGATCAATCAGGCAGTAAGCGGAACAGTACCGGTTTATCATTATAGTGGAGATGTTTCAGGTGCAGCTTCTGAGGGAGAAAGTGACAGCATTGGAAGACAGATCTATAAGCATCTGATGAACGGTGTATCCCATATGCTTCCATTTGTTATTGGCGGTGGTATCCTGATCGCTCTGGCGTTTTTACTGGATGATTATTCCATTGATCCATCTAACTTTGGTAAGAATACACCTCTTGCAGCTTACTTAAAGACCATTGGTGAGCAGGCATTTGGCATGATGCTTCCGATCCTTGCAGGTTTCATTGCAATGAGTATTGCAGACCGTCCAGGTCTGGCTGTGGGTCTGGTAGCAGGTCTGATCGCAAAAATGGGTTCTACTTTTGCAAATCCTGCAGGCGGAGATGTAAACGCCGGTTTCCTGGGTGCATTATTTGCTGGTTTTGCAGGTGGTTATCTTGTTTTAGGCCTTAAAAAGCTGTTTTCCAAACTGCCAAAGTCACTGGAAGGTATCAAACCGGTATTATTATATCCGGTGATCGGTATTTTCCTTGCAGCAGTGGTGACTACTTTTATCAACCCATATATGGGCATGATCAATGACGGACTGACCCACTTCTTAAATGGAATGGGCGGAACCAGCCGTGTAATGTTAGGTATGATCCTTGGCGGCATGATGTCTATTGATATGGGTGGTCCTTTTAACAAAGCAGCTTATGTATTCGGAACTGCCCAGCTGGCAGAAGGAAACTTTGAAGTAATGGCAGCGGTAATGGCAGGCGGTATGGTGCCTCCATTGGCAATTGCACTGTGTACTACTTTCTTTAAGAAAAAATTTACGGAAAAAGAGCGTCAGTCTGGTATTGTAAATTATGTAATGGGACTTTCTTTCATCACAGAAGGAGCTATTCCGTTTGCAGCCCAGGATCCTCTCCGCGTGATCCCTTCCTGCCTGGCAGGTGCAGCAGTAGCAGGTGGCTTGTCTATGGCTTTTGGCTGTACTTTAAGAGCACCTCATGGCGGATTATTTGTACTGCCTACTATTGGCAATCCGGTAATGTATCTGGCGGCAGTTGTGATAGGAGCGGTCGTTGGCTGCGTTATCTTGGGAATTCTTAAAAAGAACGTGGAAGAATAA
- the pfkB gene encoding 1-phosphofructokinase — protein MIYTVTFNPALDYVISVDHFTPGKVNRTISENMICGGKGINVSALLANLGYESTALGFVAGFTGAEIEKRAKELGFASDFIHVKNGMSRINVKMKSDEETEINGMGPDIRPEDVDALFKKLDGLKEGDVLVLSGSIPSMISHHIYEEIMRRLEGRGIRTVVDAEKDLLLDVLPLKPFLIKPNNHELGQMFGRELKTEEEIIECGKELQNRGAVNVLVSMAGDGALLVAEDGHIYKEGVCKGTVKNSVGAGDSMVAGFLAGYLEKADYEYALKLGTASGGATAFSYGIGTKELIMELLGQLQ, from the coding sequence ATGATTTACACAGTGACTTTTAATCCGGCACTGGACTATGTGATCTCTGTAGATCATTTTACTCCAGGTAAGGTGAACCGGACCATATCAGAAAACATGATCTGCGGGGGAAAAGGAATCAACGTATCCGCTCTTTTAGCAAATCTGGGCTATGAGAGTACAGCATTGGGCTTTGTAGCAGGTTTTACAGGAGCGGAGATTGAAAAACGGGCAAAAGAACTGGGCTTTGCATCTGATTTCATTCATGTAAAGAACGGCATGTCCCGTATCAATGTAAAGATGAAATCGGACGAAGAGACGGAGATCAATGGCATGGGACCAGATATCCGGCCTGAAGATGTAGATGCCTTATTTAAGAAGCTGGACGGTTTAAAAGAAGGGGATGTATTGGTGCTTTCAGGAAGTATTCCTTCTATGATCAGCCATCACATTTATGAGGAGATCATGAGACGTCTGGAAGGAAGAGGCATCCGCACAGTCGTAGATGCAGAAAAGGATCTGTTGTTAGATGTGCTCCCGTTAAAGCCATTTCTTATTAAACCAAACAACCATGAACTGGGACAGATGTTCGGAAGAGAGTTAAAAACAGAAGAAGAGATCATAGAGTGTGGGAAAGAACTGCAAAACAGGGGAGCTGTGAATGTTCTGGTTTCCATGGCAGGAGATGGTGCATTGCTGGTGGCAGAGGACGGACATATTTATAAGGAAGGAGTCTGCAAGGGAACTGTGAAAAATTCTGTAGGAGCCGGTGACTCCATGGTGGCAGGCTTTTTAGCCGGTTATCTGGAAAAAGCAGATTATGAGTATGCCTTGAAGTTGGGAACAGCCAGCGGCGGTGCAACGGCATTTTCCTATGGCATTGGTACAAAGGAACTGATCATGGAGCTGTTAGGACAGCTGCAATGA
- a CDS encoding MurR/RpiR family transcriptional regulator, with product MNEARSVLGVICSAYDSFFEAEKKIADYIMEHKDQAVDMTVGELAKASGTSDATVSRFCRRCGFKGFQNLKLTLAREILEEEHQSQEVTNDIDRTDLEQSLKNILANKIAELTETIKMIDIKNLEIILDKLEHARMVQLAAVGNTIPVALDGAFKFNQLGIPAVAGDIWEAQAAYAFNLGREDVVLIISNSGSSKRLETLAAGAKENGSTLVLITNNRESPLAQICDYKIITATREKLLTEEFWFSRVTVTTVIEIIYLLLMAGKKDAVEHIRRHEKAISSDKQRG from the coding sequence ATGAATGAAGCACGAAGCGTTTTGGGCGTGATCTGCTCAGCGTATGACAGTTTTTTTGAGGCAGAGAAGAAGATCGCAGATTATATTATGGAGCATAAGGATCAGGCTGTGGATATGACCGTAGGAGAGCTGGCAAAAGCCAGTGGTACCAGTGATGCTACAGTATCAAGATTTTGCCGCAGATGCGGTTTCAAGGGATTTCAGAACCTGAAACTGACACTTGCCAGGGAGATTTTAGAAGAGGAACATCAGAGCCAGGAAGTGACCAATGATATTGACCGGACAGATCTGGAACAGTCTTTAAAGAATATTCTTGCGAATAAAATTGCAGAACTGACAGAGACTATAAAGATGATAGACATTAAAAATCTGGAGATCATACTGGATAAGCTGGAGCATGCAAGAATGGTGCAGCTGGCAGCTGTAGGAAATACCATTCCGGTAGCCTTAGATGGTGCTTTTAAGTTTAATCAGCTGGGCATTCCGGCTGTGGCGGGGGATATCTGGGAAGCGCAGGCTGCCTATGCTTTTAACCTGGGACGTGAGGACGTAGTTTTGATCATTTCTAATTCCGGATCCTCCAAAAGGTTGGAAACACTGGCTGCGGGAGCGAAGGAAAATGGAAGTACCCTGGTACTTATTACCAATAACAGGGAGTCACCCCTGGCGCAGATCTGCGATTATAAGATCATCACTGCTACCAGGGAAAAGCTTCTTACAGAAGAATTCTGGTTTTCCAGAGTGACGGTCACTACTGTGATCGAGATCATCTACCTTCTTCTTATGGCTGGAAAGAAAGATGCAGTAGAGCATATCAGGCGTCATGAAAAAGCTATATCATCAGATAAGCAGCGGGGATAG
- a CDS encoding phosphatase PAP2 family protein, which yields MKKICGFLYKYRHAWLLSYAFIYLPWFMFLERTVTRDYHIMHASLDDLIPFNEYFIVPYFLWFVYVAGTLIFFLFRSKEDYYKMCAFLFSGMTLSLIICTFFHNGTDFRPVIDPDKNIFSAAVAALYKTDTNTNVFPSIHVYNSVGTHIAISRSRFLSKHKIIKLCSFLLTASICLATMFLKQHSIIDVCGAFLMAYAIHYLVYGYAADTEDKKITEKALG from the coding sequence ATGAAAAAGATCTGCGGATTTTTATACAAATACAGACATGCATGGCTGCTGTCCTATGCATTCATCTACCTCCCCTGGTTTATGTTCCTGGAGCGGACAGTGACCCGTGATTACCATATTATGCATGCGTCCTTAGATGACCTGATCCCATTTAATGAATATTTCATCGTGCCGTATTTTTTGTGGTTCGTCTACGTAGCAGGAACCTTAATTTTCTTTCTGTTTCGCAGTAAAGAAGATTACTACAAAATGTGTGCCTTTTTATTTTCCGGCATGACGCTGAGCCTAATCATCTGTACTTTCTTCCACAACGGAACTGATTTCCGCCCGGTGATCGACCCGGATAAGAATATTTTCAGTGCAGCCGTAGCTGCCCTTTATAAAACAGACACTAACACCAACGTCTTCCCCAGCATTCATGTATACAATTCTGTGGGAACCCACATTGCCATCAGCAGAAGCCGGTTCTTATCAAAACATAAGATCATAAAACTTTGTTCTTTTCTCTTAACTGCTTCCATCTGTCTGGCAACTATGTTCTTAAAACAACATTCTATTATTGACGTATGCGGTGCTTTCTTAATGGCCTATGCCATCCATTACTTAGTATACGGATACGCAGCTGATACAGAAGACAAGAAGATAACAGAAAAAGCGCTTGGTTAA
- a CDS encoding glycosyltransferase family 2 protein — protein MKLLSIAIPCYNSEAYMEHCINTLLTGGDEVEIIIVDDGSQKDRTPEIADEYERKYPGICRAVHQENGGHGQAVNTGLKNATGVFFKVVDSDDWVNEEAYQKVLETLRGFVYGQETLDMLITNFVYEKEGAKRKKVMNYHTAFPRDKVFTWKDVKFFMTGQYILMHSVIYRTELLRQCGLELPMHTFYVDNIFVYQPLPHVKNMYYLDVNFYRYFIGRSDQSVNEQVMIGRIDQQLRVTKLMLGYYDVTKIPNRKLKHYMTSYLEIMMTICSVLAIKSGTEENMEKKKEIWEFLKKENLALWLRLRFGFLGQGCNLPGKGGRDLLILGYKITQKFYGFN, from the coding sequence GTGAAGTTATTATCCATTGCGATTCCGTGTTATAACTCAGAAGCCTATATGGAGCATTGTATCAATACATTGCTTACAGGCGGTGATGAGGTGGAGATCATTATCGTAGATGACGGGTCACAGAAGGACCGTACACCAGAGATCGCCGATGAATATGAGAGAAAATATCCGGGGATCTGCCGTGCGGTCCATCAGGAAAACGGCGGACATGGCCAGGCGGTAAATACAGGTCTTAAAAATGCTACGGGTGTATTTTTTAAGGTAGTAGACAGTGATGACTGGGTCAACGAAGAGGCATACCAGAAGGTTTTGGAAACTTTGAGAGGGTTTGTATACGGTCAGGAAACCCTTGATATGCTGATAACTAACTTTGTTTATGAGAAAGAGGGAGCAAAGCGGAAAAAGGTGATGAATTACCATACTGCTTTCCCAAGGGATAAAGTGTTTACCTGGAAGGATGTTAAGTTCTTTATGACAGGACAGTATATACTGATGCATTCTGTTATTTACCGTACAGAACTGCTGCGCCAGTGTGGACTGGAGCTGCCAATGCATACTTTTTATGTGGATAACATTTTTGTATATCAGCCGCTTCCCCATGTAAAGAACATGTATTATCTGGATGTGAATTTCTACCGCTATTTTATCGGAAGATCTGACCAGTCTGTAAATGAGCAGGTAATGATCGGAAGGATAGACCAGCAGCTGCGGGTGACAAAGCTGATGTTAGGATATTATGATGTAACAAAAATCCCTAACAGAAAGCTGAAGCATTATATGACTTCTTATCTGGAGATCATGATGACCATTTGCTCTGTGCTTGCGATCAAGTCAGGAACAGAGGAAAATATGGAAAAGAAGAAGGAAATATGGGAGTTTTTAAAGAAAGAGAATCTGGCTTTGTGGCTGAGACTGCGGTTTGGATTTTTGGGGCAGGGATGCAATCTGCCTGGGAAGGGCGGTAGAGACCTGCTGATCTTAGGGTATAAGATAACACAGAAGTTTTATGGATTTAATTAA
- a CDS encoding CPBP family intramembrane metalloprotease: MYTKKILPEGWKKKVLAAVFLAVLGNILVQYVIPWPEFMTVSYEAAAEELAAYPLGVYLALTLLIAPLLEEGIFRKGLYGILRKWFGVILSAFISAVAFGLYHGNWIQGIYGFVFGLLLSWGYESSSFGKYRMAVVMHGAANGAALLLNVVLIKYL, encoded by the coding sequence ATGTATACAAAGAAAATTTTGCCTGAAGGCTGGAAAAAGAAGGTTTTGGCAGCGGTGTTCCTGGCTGTTTTGGGAAATATCCTGGTGCAGTATGTGATCCCATGGCCGGAGTTTATGACAGTTTCCTATGAGGCAGCAGCAGAGGAACTGGCGGCGTATCCTTTGGGAGTTTATCTGGCGTTAACGTTGCTTATAGCCCCTTTATTGGAAGAAGGAATATTCAGGAAGGGACTTTATGGGATCTTGCGAAAATGGTTTGGTGTGATCTTGTCAGCGTTTATATCAGCCGTCGCATTTGGTCTGTATCATGGAAACTGGATCCAGGGGATATACGGTTTTGTTTTTGGCTTGCTGCTTTCCTGGGGATATGAAAGCAGTTCTTTTGGAAAATACAGAATGGCTGTGGTGATGCATGGAGCTGCAAACGGGGCGGCGCTGCTTTTAAATGTGGTTTTAATTAAATATTTATAA
- a CDS encoding carbamate kinase: MAKKRIVMAIGHKDMGTNLPEQKEAVKRTAKVIADFIQDGWQVAIVHSNAPQVGMIHTAMNEFGKQHHGYSSAPMSVCSAMSQGYIGYDLQNGIRAELIKRGIYKPVSTVLTQVTVDPYDEAFYTPVKVVGRVMSEEEAKEEEAKGNHVKAVEGGFRRIVASPHPVAIVEIDAIKALMDADQIVIACGGGGIPVMEQGYNLRGASAIIEKDLATGLLAKEIDADVMMILTSVDNVTLNFGTDKEEPIHHMTIAEAKTYMEEGQFEFASMLPKISASVNFLEAGNGRKAIITSLDKAECSLTGEAGTTIE; encoded by the coding sequence ATGGCAAAAAAGAGGATCGTCATGGCCATTGGCCATAAAGATATGGGAACCAATCTTCCAGAACAGAAGGAAGCCGTAAAGCGCACTGCAAAAGTGATCGCAGACTTTATTCAGGACGGCTGGCAGGTTGCCATCGTTCACAGCAACGCACCACAGGTAGGCATGATACATACAGCAATGAATGAATTCGGTAAACAGCACCACGGATACAGCTCCGCTCCTATGTCTGTATGCTCCGCTATGAGCCAGGGCTATATTGGTTACGACTTACAGAACGGCATCCGCGCAGAACTGATCAAGCGTGGCATTTATAAGCCGGTAAGCACTGTTCTTACCCAGGTCACTGTTGATCCTTATGATGAGGCATTTTACACTCCTGTAAAAGTAGTAGGCCGTGTAATGAGTGAAGAAGAAGCCAAAGAAGAAGAAGCCAAAGGAAACCATGTAAAAGCAGTAGAAGGCGGCTTCAGACGTATCGTAGCCTCTCCTCATCCAGTTGCCATTGTTGAGATTGATGCCATCAAAGCTTTAATGGACGCTGACCAGATCGTTATTGCCTGCGGAGGCGGCGGCATCCCGGTCATGGAACAGGGATACAATCTTCGCGGTGCCAGCGCTATTATCGAAAAAGACCTTGCAACAGGCCTTTTAGCAAAAGAGATCGATGCTGATGTTATGATGATCCTTACAAGCGTTGACAATGTTACCTTAAACTTTGGAACTGACAAAGAAGAGCCCATCCACCATATGACCATTGCTGAAGCAAAGACTTATATGGAAGAAGGCCAGTTTGAATTTGCTTCCATGCTTCCAAAAATTTCCGCTTCTGTCAACTTCTTAGAGGCCGGAAATGGCCGCAAAGCCATTATCACTTCTCTGGACAAGGCAGAATGCAGCCTGACAGGAGAAGCCGGAACTACTATCGAATAA